The Polaribacter sp. HaHaR_3_91 genomic sequence CCAAGAACCACGCAGCCAGATGAAATGGTTTTTATCATGTATCATCAAGTAAACGAGTTGTTATTTAAAATGATTTTGTGGGAAATTGATCAGGTTGCAAAAACAATTGAAGTTACTGCAGATAAATTTTCTTTGCATTTGGGGAGAATCAGTAGATATTTTGATATGTTATGTAGCTCTTTTAATGTGATGGCAGACGGAATGGAGAAAGATCAATATTTAAAATTTAGAAATACATTAACGCCCGCAAGTGGTTTTCAATCTGCTCAATACCGAAAAATAGAATTTGCTTCTACAGAATTAATCAATTTAATAGATGTACGTTTTAGAGATGAAATAGATAGAAATTCTTCTTTTAAAAATGCATACAATCACTTGTATTGGCAAGCAGCTGGTAAAAATTATACTACGGGACAAAAATCTACCTTATTAAATCTTTTTGAACAAAAATATATGGGAGATTTTATCGATTTTATGGAAGATTACAATGATATTAATCTGTCTTTAAAGTTTAAACAATTACCCAAAAAAGTTCAAGAGAATGAAGAATTAATAAAAGCCATGCGTCATTATGATTATACTGTAAATGTAAAATGGGTAATGGCACATTATAATGCGGCAGCAAAATATATTGGTGGAAAAGAGAAAGATTTAGAAGCAACAGGAGGTAGTAGTTGGCGTAAATATATGCACCCGAAATATCAGCGAAGAATTTTTTATCCATATTTATGGAGCGAAGAAGAATTGAAAAACTGGGGAACATTTTAAGGTTATTTATTCCTTAAGGATACAGTATTAAATAGTTAATAAGTTGCTTTTTATCGTTTTGGAACGGTAATTGTCATTACTTTTTTATAAGTTTGATTTTTATGAAAAGATATACCCTATTATTTTTTGCCCTTCTTTTTTTGACAACTACTAATAGTCAAGAAAATTTAAAAGCTTTTAAAAGCGGAGAGTCGTTACGTTATAAAATGAGTTACAGTGGTTTTTTAAGAGCTGGAACTGCGGTCTTAGAAGTGAATGAAAAAGAGCTTAATGGCAAAAAAGTTTTTTATACAAAAGGAACTGGTTGGACTTCTGGAATGATAAAGTGGTTTTTTGAAGTAGATGATGTGTATGAATCTTATTTTGATAAAGATTCTGTAAAACCTTATCTTTTTAAAAGAAAGATTGATGAAGGTGGTTATAAAAAACATAGAATTACTTCTTTTAATTATAACTCTAATAAAGCTTACGTTCAGGATTTTACTATTCAAAAAGATACTTCTGTAGCTTTTTCTAATGTACAAGATATACTATCCTCTTTTTACTATTTAAGAAATAAAGATGTTTCTGGTATGAAAGTAGGTGAGGAAATTGCTATAGATATGTTCTTAGACTCTCAAGTATACCCTTTTAAATTACGTTTCTTAGGAACAGAAACTTTAAAAACGAAATTCGGAAAAATAAATACTTTAATTTTTAGACCTTTGGTGCAATCTGGTAGAGTTTTTAAAGCACAAGAAAGTGTTACACTTTGGATAACTGCTGATGCTAATAAAATACCAATAAAGATAAAAGCAGATTTAGCAGTTGGCTCTTTAAGAGCTGAACTAGAGACGTATAAGGGGTTGGCGAATCCTTTCGTTAAAAATTAAGAAATTTTTAACGAAACCGTTATCGGAAGTTCATAAAGATAGCGGCCTTAGAAATATTTTTTATTTGTACTTTTGGAACCACATTCAATAGCACCTATTCTTGAGAAAAATAATCTTCCTTTTAGTCTTAATTACCTCTATATCATCTTGTAAGAAAGAAGTTGAGAAAACCGTTACACCTCCAAAAAAAGTAAAACCTAAACCTGTTTTTAAATATGGGTATAATACAGATGATTATAAAGTAATTCAAGACACTATTAGAAGTGGAGAAAGTTTTGGTGAAATTTTAGATAGACACCATGTAGGTTACCCTAAAATTAGCGAAATATCTAACTCAATAAGAGAAGAGTTTGATGTTAGAAGATTAAGAGCAGGGAAACCTTATTTAATTTTATCGAGTAAAGATTCCTTAGCAGAGGCTAAGGTTTTTATTTATAAAAACAGTGTAATAAATGCGACAGTTATTGATTTTAAAGATTCAATAATTAAAGCACAAGTTTATGCGCAACCAATAAAAACGGTTGAAAGAGTTGTAGAAGGAGTCATTTATTCTAATCTATCTAATACAATGGATAGTTTGCATTTATCATCAAGTTTAACGTATGCAGTTGCAGATATTTATGCTTGGACTTTAGATTTTTACAAACTTCAAAAAGGAGATTCATTTAAGCTTGTTTTTGAAGAGAAATATATAAAAGATTCTCTTTTTGCGGGATACGGAAATATTAAATCGGCAGTTTTTAATCATAATGGTGCAAATTTACTAGCCTTTAGATTTATTTCAGATTCTAAATTAGGGATTCCTGAGTATTATGATGAGAATGGAAACATGTTGCGTAGTCAGTTTTTAAAATCTCCTATTAAGTTTCAATACAGAATATCATCAAGATATAATTTAAGAAGACGAATTGCCTATTATGGAAATAAAATTAAACCTCATAAAGGTACCGATTTTGCAGCAAAAATAGGAACACCAATTTTAGCAACAGCAAGTGGAACTGTTGTAGAATCTACAAGAAGAGGTGGTAATGGTAAGTTTGTTAAAATTAAGCACAATAGTACATATTCAACCCAATATTTACACATGAGTAATCAGAATGTAAAGAAAGGTCAGTATGTAAAACAAGGAGACGTTATTGGTTACGTAGGTATGACAGGTAATACTGGTGGGCCTCATGTTTGTTATCGTTTTTGGAAACATGGGCAACAAGTAGATCCATTTAAAGAAAAATTACCTTCCGCAGAACCTTTAAAGAAAAGTTTATTACCAGAATATTTAGAGTTTATTAAACCGCTTAAATATCGATTAGAAAACAAAATTCTTCCGGTTGAAGAACCAGAAGTTATAGAAAGAATAGCACAAAATTAAAATAAAATGGCTTTAAAAAACATCAACCCAACTACAACAAATGCATGGGAAGCATTAACAAATCATTTTAATGATATTAAAAATATCAGCATAAAAGATTTAGATAAAGAAACCAATAGAAAAGAAGACTTTTCTTTAAATTTTGATGATTTATTAGTAGATTTTTCTAAGAATAGAGTTACTAAAGAAACTATTAAATTGCTTGTTGATTTAGCAAAAGAGGTAGATTTAAAAGATGCAATAGATAAGCAATATGCTGGTGAAGTAATTAATGTTACTGAAGGTAGAGAGGTGCTACATACCGCATTAAGAAGTACTTCTGATGAACCTATTTTAGTTGATGGAAAAAATATTAAGCCACAAATACAAGCTGCTTTAAGAAAAATTAAAAGTTTTTCTAACAAAGTTATTTCTGGTAAATGGAAAGGATATACAGGTAAAGCAATTACAGATATTGTTAATATAGGTATTGGTGGGTCTGATTTAGGACCAGATATGGTTGTAGAATCTTTAAAGTTTTACAAGAACCAATTAACAACACATTTTGTTTCTAATGTAGATGGAGATCACGTTTCTGAAGTGATGAAAACTTTAAACCCAGAAACAACTTTATTTGTAATTGTGTCTAAAACTTTTACAACACAAGAAACTATTTCTAATGCGGAAACGCTTAAGAACTGGTTTTTAAAATCGGCAACTATTTTTGATATTCCAAAACACTTTGTGGCAGTTTCTACAAACTTAGAAGCAGTAGATAGTTTTGGTATAGATAAAGCAAACGTTTTCCCGATGTGGAACTGGGTTGGTGGTCGTTTTTCACTTTGGTCTGGAGTTGGTTTGTCTATTAGTTTATCTGTAGGTTATGATAATTATAAGCAACTTTTAGAAGGAGCAGAAGAAATGGATCTTCATTTTAAAAATGAAGATTTTGATACAAATATTCCTGTAATTTTAGCATTGTTAAGCATTTGGTATAATAATTTTTACGGTGCAGAAACAGAGGCAGTTTTACCATATTCTCAATACTTAGCTAAACTACCTGCTTATTTACAACAAGCTATTATGGAAAGTAATGGTAAAGGTGTAGATAGAAACGGTGAGAAAGTAAATTACCAAACAGGTACTATTGTTTGGGGAAGTACAGGTACTAATATGCAACATGCTTTTATGCAATTAGTGCACCAAGGGACTAAGTTGATTCCTGCAGATTTTATTGGGTATAAAGAGTCGTTATATGGTTTAACAGATCATCATAAAAAATTAATGTCTAATTACTACGGGCAAATGGATGCTCTAGCTTTTGGTAAAACAAAAGAAGAAGTGCATTTAGAATTAAAGTTTTCTGGTGATGAAGATAAAATTGCAAAACTGTTACCTTTTAAAGTTTTTGAAGGAAACAGACCAAGTAATGCAATTCTTTTTGATAAATTAACACCTCGTTCTTTAGGGAAACTTATAGCCATGTATGAGCATAAAATTTTTACTCAAGGAATTTTATGGAATATCTATAGTTATGACCAATTTGGTGTAGAATTAGGGAAAGAAATGGCTAAAAAATTATTAAGTAATTCATAAAGATTTCTTTAAGTTTATAACACAGAAAAGCCTGCTATATAGCAGGCTTTTCTGTGTTATAAATAGGCTCTTTTACCTAACAATCAAAAGAAATTTATCGAAATCTACTCACTATAATAAGGGGGCTTTAGGTAGCTGTCTTTAAATTATTTGGTTTCAATTTTTATTGTCGTTTTGTTAAATATTTGGTAACCTTAAAACACAAGTTTGTTTTATTGTAATAGTATAGTTTTCAGTTAAGAAAGTATAGTTTTATTGCTTTAAGTGTCTTAATTTTTTGTTAAACCTTAACATTAAGTTAACATTAAACGTCTGTAAAAAGAGGAATTTTGCAGAACATTTAATAATATAAAATTAAACAATGAGAAATTTTAAAAACTTATTATTTGTAGCACTACTATTAGTAACGGCTACTGTTTTAGGACAAACTAAAATTACTGGTACGGTTGTAGATGATACAAACCAACCTTTACCAGGCGCAAGTGTTGTTGTGAAAGGCACAACAAACGGTACATCAACAGATTTTGATGGAAAATTTACGCTAACAGCAGATGTTAATTCTGGTACTATCGTTATTTCTTTTATTGGTTTTACAAATAGAGAAGTTGCTTTTTCTACTTCAAAAGCTAATTTAAAAATGATTAAATTAACAGAAGATGCTGGCGCCTTAGATGAAATAGTTGTTACTGCAACTTCTTTTGCTATTGGTAGAAAAACACCAGTGGCTGTTTCTACAGTTAAAGCTGCAGATATTGAAGCGAAGTTAGGAAGTCAAGAATTTCCTGAAATTTTAAAATCTACTCCTGGAGTATATGCTACTAAACAAGGTGGTGGTTACGGAGATGGAGATATTAACTTACGTGGGTTTAGAACTCAAAATATTGCTGTTATGATTAACGGTATTCCTGTTAATGATATGGAAAACGGAGCGGTATATTGGTCTAACTGGGCTGGTTTATCAGATGTTACTTCTGCAATGCAAGTACAAAGAGGTTTAGGAGCTTCTAAAGTAGCTGTACCTTCAATTGGTGGTACAATTAACATTATCTCTAAATCTACTGATGCTTTAAAGGGTGGTTCTGTTACAATGAGTACTGGTAATAATGGATACCAAAAATATGGTATGACTTTATCTACAGGAATGATGGATAATGGTTTTGCTGTTACAGCATCTGCTTCTAAAGTTTCTGGTGAAGGATATGTAGACGGATTACAGTTTGAAGGAACTAATTACTTTTTAAATGTTTCTAAACAAATTAATGATAATCACAAATTATCTTTTAATGCTATTGGAACAATTCAAGAACACGGACAAAGATTTAACAGAAGAACTATTGCTGAGTATAGAGCAACAGAACAAGGTGGAAAAAGATTTAATCCAGATTGGGGTTATAGAGACGGACAAGTAGAAAACTCTTCATTTAACTCTTATCACAAGCCTCAGTTATCTGTAAATTATGACTGGACAATTTCTGATAAAACATTCTTAACTACTTCTGTTTATGCATCTTTTGGTTCAGGTGGAGGTAGAAGAACTCAAGGAACAAAATTTACAAACAATGATTATAGATTAGGAGATATAGATCAACCAATCGATTTTGATTTAATTGTAGCAGAAAATAAAGCGAGTGGAGCTAATGGAGCAACAGATATTTTTGCTTCTTCAGAAAACTCTCATGAATGGTATGGTATTTTATCAACATTAAAAACAGACTTAACAGAAACACTTACTTTTTCTGGAGGTATAGATGCTAGAGATTATGTTGGTTCTCACTGGTATGAAGTAACAGACCTTTTAGGTGGAGAATATTTCTATAATGATGATCTTGAAGAAAAAACAGGAGGTCAAGCATTAAAAGTAGGAGATAAATTTAATAAAGATTACGATGGTCATGTAGGTAGATATGGTTTATTTGCACAATTAGAATATAGTAAAAATGACTTATCTGTATTTTTCTCATCAGCAGTATCTAACTCTGTATATAGTAAAGTAGATAGAATGTCTTATGGTGCTGAAAATAGAGAATCAGAATCAGCAGATTTCTTAGGATACAGTACAAAAGCAGGTGCTAACTTTAATATTGATGACGCACAAAATGTATTTGGTAATATTGGGTATTTCTCAAGAGCTCCAATTTTCGACAATATATTTGATAGTGACCAATCTGTAGAATTATATGACGGGGCATTAAATGAAAAAGTGTTTAGTGTAGAATTAGGTTACGGTTTTAAATCACAAATGTTTTCTGCAAACGTTAACTTATATAACACTTCTTGGTTAGATAGATTTATGACTTTTAGTCTTCCTGGTGCAGGCGGAGAAGTAATTACATCTAACGTAACAGGTTTAGACGCTTTACACCAAGGTTTAGAAATAGATTTCTTATTTAAGCCAATCGAAAAATTAGCTATTACAGGTATGGCTTCTTTAGGAAACTGGAGATGGAAAGACAATGCATCTGCAACTACGTTTGATGAAGCTACTGGAGACATTATATCTAGTGGAACAGTATATGCAAAAGACTTAAAAGTTTCTAATGCTGCACAAACAACATTTGCTTTAGGTCTTAAATATGATTTATTAGATAAAACTAGTGTTTCTTTAGATTATAATTATGCTGGAGACAACTATGCTACTATGAATGTTACATCTAGAACAGATGAGGCTGATAGCGGTATTGATACTTGGAAAATGCCTAACTTTCATTTATTTGATTTAGGACTTAGACATGGTTTCGAAATAGCTGGTTTATCTTCTACGTTAACTGCAAATGTGAATAACCTTTTTAATGTAGAATACATTTCAAATGCAAATAACGGTAATACTTCAGACTATGATACTGCACAAGTATATTACGGAGCAGGAAGAACATTTAGTTTAGGATTAAAAGTTAAATTTTAGAAAAATATAAAAATGAAAAAAATACTTTTATTATTAACAGTTTTTTCAATGGTTTTCACTTCTTGTGATCCATTAGAAGATATATATGAAGAAGTTGATGCTAATGCATCTGGAGTAGCAGGAGACGTAGTACTTACGCTTACGGATGAAGATTATGAAACTTTAGGTTTGTCTTATGGTAGTTTTAATTCAGAAGATGAAGCAAAAGAAGCTTTACCTGGTTTTTTATCAGATAAATACCCAGTTTGGGGAAATAGATCTACTGCATTAATTTCTTATGACTTATATGTAGGGAATGCATTTTCTGTTAAAAATTATACTTTAAGTTTAGAAGATTACGCAACTAGCGGAAGTACTTTATTAGGCTTTGAAGTTACTACTACGCCAGCAGACTACTTAACAGACATCATTGCAGGTGAATATGACGAGGCTAATGAAGGAGATTATGTATCTGCTTATTATGACCAATATACAGGTAGCGTATTTACGGTAACTCCAGAGGTTTCTTTAGATGAAAATTTAGATTACGGTACAGTTGCTGGAGATTTAACCACTGTTTCTGGTGGTTCTTGGGTTAGTCATTCAGGTGCTCCTAATGAATTAATGTATGTAGCTGATGGTTTAACAATGGCAGATTATCCATCTTCAAATGTTGGTGGAGCTTTAGAAATTTCTACTTCAGGTTCAGAAGATGTAAATACAGCTATTTCTCCAGAATTAACTTCAAATAAAGTTTACTCTAGTGCTTTAATTAAATTAAGTGAAGTAGGTGACGGAACTTATTTTTTCCATTTAATGGAAGAAGATGGGAGTTTTAACTTTTCAGCAAGAACAGGAGCTAAAAGCGATGGTAATGGAAAAGTATTATTTGGTATAGGTGCAAGTTCAAGTTCATTAACTTACGGAACAACAGCTTACGAATTAGATACTACTTACCTTATAGTAACTTCTTATGAAGTAGAAACAGGTATTGCAAATTTATATGTATTAACAGCAGTTTCAGATGTAGAACCAACAACTCCTGAAGCTACTAATACTGGAAACTCTGGTAATTCTGCAAAAAGAATTGGTATCCGTCAAGGAGGTGGTGGACCATCTGCAATAATTGATGGTTTCCGTGTTGCAAACACTTGGTCTTCTATTATGAGTAATGAAACTTTAGAAGATGAAACTGTAGGTGATAAAGAAACATATAATGCAATTTATACTTTTACTGAAGGAGCTTGGGTATTACCTTCTGGTAATGGTTATTATTCATTAACTGATGCAGATTTTGCTTCAATAGGTATCGAAAACTTTGGAAGTTCAACTTCTGCAGGTGATTATTTACCAGCATTCTTAAATCTTAAATATCCTTATGCATTAGAAGGAGATGTATTAAATGTATTGTATAAATATGTTTCTAGTTCAAGTGGAGAGCAAATACGTGGTGATGCATATACAAAAACAGCTGGTGTTTGGGTTGCACATGAGTCTACAGTAGTTGCTTCTTTACAATTAGAGCATGATGGTAGTAATTGGTTACCAGATAATACGATTAAATATGAATTAGTTGATGCTGATTATACATTAATTAAAGATACGTATGGAGAAAACCCAGATTTTGCAGCTGCTGTTGCAAACTTAGATACTTATGGAAACATCAGTACTTTTAACTGGACTGATGAGCAAATTGATACTGTAATTAATACAGTAATTAATAAGCACTTCTCTGGTATGGAAGAAGATCAAAAATTTGCAATTACAGTTTTTGTTTATAATGGTTCTTCTCAAAATGTAGTTTACAGATATATTTTAAAAGGAGATACTTACATAAGAAATTAATTTTTTCTTACATAAATTATTAAAACCACCTCAAATGAGGTGGTTTTTTTATTATTAAAATTAGTAACTTTACAGCTTTAAAAATCTATTAAAAAATATAATGAAAGACGTACATTCATATTGGGCTTATTTAGTATTAGCAATTTTAATCTTTACAGTATTTAATGCTATTACAGGTGTTATTAAAAAAAGAACATTTACAGATAAAGATTTAAGATTAGGGTTGTTTACCTTAATTCTATCTCATATACAATTATTAATTGGTTTAGGATGGTATTTTATGTCGCCTTGGTATAAAGCATTAAAAGCTAACGGAAGTGAAGTTATGGGAGACAAAGCAGCAAGACTTTTAGCAGTAGAACATCCTTTAATGATGGTTATTGCTATTGTGCTTATTACAATAGGTTGGTCTAAACATAAAAAGAAAACAGAAGACACAGCAAAATTTAAAACTTTTGCAATCTTTTACGGAATTGCTTTATTATTAATTCTTTCTAGAATACCTTGGAGTAACTGGTTTTAATAACTAACATTTCTGCCTAAGTAGAAACCTTTATTAGAGTTCAATGAAAATTTTAAGTTATATAGTATCACCAATTTTTATATTGGTGTTTTTTTTAAGTCTAGTTATATTTCATCCATTACAATGGTTGGGCTTAAAAATATTTGGATATAAAGGACATCAGTTGGTGGTAGATTATATGAACTGGTTTTTATCCAAAACACTATTAATTCTAGGAGTCGTTGTAAAGGTTAATAATCCACATAAATTACCAGAAAATTGTTCGCTTATTTTTGTGTCTAACCATCAAAGTATGTTTGATATTTCTCCAATTAGTTGGGCGTTTAGAAAGTATCAACCAAAATTTGTATCAAAAAAAGAGTTAGGTAAAGGCATACCAAGTATTTCATTTAACCTAAGACATGGCGGTGCCGCATTAATAGATAGAAAAGATCCAAAGCAAGCAATTTCTGCTTTAATAACCTTTTCCAAAAGAATTAAGGAAAATAAATGGGGAGCTGTTATATTCCCAGAGGGGACTAGGAGTAGAGACGGTAAGCCTAAGCAATTTGCAATAAACGGACTAAAAGTAATAACTAAAGTCAATAAAGAGGGGTATATTGTGCCGATTACCATAAATAATTCGTGGAAAATTTTTAAATACGGAAAATTTCCATTAGGTTTAGGTAGTCCAATTACATTTACAGTTCATCAACCCGTAAAAATAAACACTTTACCTTTTGATGAATTATTAGAAAAAACAGAATCAGTTATTAAAGAACACATAAAATAAAACCATGTCTATACACAACGTAAGAAAAGAAGTGATGCTAACTTTAGAAAAAAGTATGGATCGCTTTATGGAAAAATACTTAATCCCTGCAGAAAAAATCTGGCAGCCAACAGACTTTTTGCCTAATTCTCAAAAAGACTCTTTTATTACTGAGGTAGAAGAAATTAGAGAACTATCTAAAGAGTTGCATGACGATTTTTGGGTTGTACTTGTAGGAGATACCATTACAGAAGAAGCATTACCAACCTACGAATCTTGGTTATTAGATTTAGATGGAGTATGTCAAGATCCAGACAATAGTTGGGCAAAATGGGTAAGAACCTGGACAGCAGAAGAAAACAGACACGGAGACGTGTTAAATAAATACCTTTATTTATCAGGGCGCGTAAATATGCGTGAAGTAGAAATTTCTACACAACACTTAATTGCAGATGGTTTTGATATTGGTACATCAACAGATCCATATAAAAACTTTGTCTACACTAGTTTCCAAGAATTAGCAACCTATGTTTCACACAACAATGTAGCTAAAATTGCACGTAAAAAAGGACACAAAGCCTTGGCTAAAATGTCAAAGATTATTGCAGGAGACGAAATGCGTCACCACAAAGCATATACAGAATTCGTAAAAGA encodes the following:
- a CDS encoding tryptophan 2,3-dioxygenase family protein, with the protein product MNREEILKAIEEKYDKLGVPVDSMLEGLLWSTPITYWDYIQTDALLGLQTPRTTQPDEMVFIMYHQVNELLFKMILWEIDQVAKTIEVTADKFSLHLGRISRYFDMLCSSFNVMADGMEKDQYLKFRNTLTPASGFQSAQYRKIEFASTELINLIDVRFRDEIDRNSSFKNAYNHLYWQAAGKNYTTGQKSTLLNLFEQKYMGDFIDFMEDYNDINLSLKFKQLPKKVQENEELIKAMRHYDYTVNVKWVMAHYNAAAKYIGGKEKDLEATGGSSWRKYMHPKYQRRIFYPYLWSEEELKNWGTF
- a CDS encoding DUF3108 domain-containing protein, which produces MKRYTLLFFALLFLTTTNSQENLKAFKSGESLRYKMSYSGFLRAGTAVLEVNEKELNGKKVFYTKGTGWTSGMIKWFFEVDDVYESYFDKDSVKPYLFKRKIDEGGYKKHRITSFNYNSNKAYVQDFTIQKDTSVAFSNVQDILSSFYYLRNKDVSGMKVGEEIAIDMFLDSQVYPFKLRFLGTETLKTKFGKINTLIFRPLVQSGRVFKAQESVTLWITADANKIPIKIKADLAVGSLRAELETYKGLANPFVKN
- a CDS encoding peptidoglycan DD-metalloendopeptidase family protein, whose protein sequence is MRKIIFLLVLITSISSCKKEVEKTVTPPKKVKPKPVFKYGYNTDDYKVIQDTIRSGESFGEILDRHHVGYPKISEISNSIREEFDVRRLRAGKPYLILSSKDSLAEAKVFIYKNSVINATVIDFKDSIIKAQVYAQPIKTVERVVEGVIYSNLSNTMDSLHLSSSLTYAVADIYAWTLDFYKLQKGDSFKLVFEEKYIKDSLFAGYGNIKSAVFNHNGANLLAFRFISDSKLGIPEYYDENGNMLRSQFLKSPIKFQYRISSRYNLRRRIAYYGNKIKPHKGTDFAAKIGTPILATASGTVVESTRRGGNGKFVKIKHNSTYSTQYLHMSNQNVKKGQYVKQGDVIGYVGMTGNTGGPHVCYRFWKHGQQVDPFKEKLPSAEPLKKSLLPEYLEFIKPLKYRLENKILPVEEPEVIERIAQN
- the pgi gene encoding glucose-6-phosphate isomerase — encoded protein: MALKNINPTTTNAWEALTNHFNDIKNISIKDLDKETNRKEDFSLNFDDLLVDFSKNRVTKETIKLLVDLAKEVDLKDAIDKQYAGEVINVTEGREVLHTALRSTSDEPILVDGKNIKPQIQAALRKIKSFSNKVISGKWKGYTGKAITDIVNIGIGGSDLGPDMVVESLKFYKNQLTTHFVSNVDGDHVSEVMKTLNPETTLFVIVSKTFTTQETISNAETLKNWFLKSATIFDIPKHFVAVSTNLEAVDSFGIDKANVFPMWNWVGGRFSLWSGVGLSISLSVGYDNYKQLLEGAEEMDLHFKNEDFDTNIPVILALLSIWYNNFYGAETEAVLPYSQYLAKLPAYLQQAIMESNGKGVDRNGEKVNYQTGTIVWGSTGTNMQHAFMQLVHQGTKLIPADFIGYKESLYGLTDHHKKLMSNYYGQMDALAFGKTKEEVHLELKFSGDEDKIAKLLPFKVFEGNRPSNAILFDKLTPRSLGKLIAMYEHKIFTQGILWNIYSYDQFGVELGKEMAKKLLSNS
- a CDS encoding TonB-dependent receptor, producing MRNFKNLLFVALLLVTATVLGQTKITGTVVDDTNQPLPGASVVVKGTTNGTSTDFDGKFTLTADVNSGTIVISFIGFTNREVAFSTSKANLKMIKLTEDAGALDEIVVTATSFAIGRKTPVAVSTVKAADIEAKLGSQEFPEILKSTPGVYATKQGGGYGDGDINLRGFRTQNIAVMINGIPVNDMENGAVYWSNWAGLSDVTSAMQVQRGLGASKVAVPSIGGTINIISKSTDALKGGSVTMSTGNNGYQKYGMTLSTGMMDNGFAVTASASKVSGEGYVDGLQFEGTNYFLNVSKQINDNHKLSFNAIGTIQEHGQRFNRRTIAEYRATEQGGKRFNPDWGYRDGQVENSSFNSYHKPQLSVNYDWTISDKTFLTTSVYASFGSGGGRRTQGTKFTNNDYRLGDIDQPIDFDLIVAENKASGANGATDIFASSENSHEWYGILSTLKTDLTETLTFSGGIDARDYVGSHWYEVTDLLGGEYFYNDDLEEKTGGQALKVGDKFNKDYDGHVGRYGLFAQLEYSKNDLSVFFSSAVSNSVYSKVDRMSYGAENRESESADFLGYSTKAGANFNIDDAQNVFGNIGYFSRAPIFDNIFDSDQSVELYDGALNEKVFSVELGYGFKSQMFSANVNLYNTSWLDRFMTFSLPGAGGEVITSNVTGLDALHQGLEIDFLFKPIEKLAITGMASLGNWRWKDNASATTFDEATGDIISSGTVYAKDLKVSNAAQTTFALGLKYDLLDKTSVSLDYNYAGDNYATMNVTSRTDEADSGIDTWKMPNFHLFDLGLRHGFEIAGLSSTLTANVNNLFNVEYISNANNGNTSDYDTAQVYYGAGRTFSLGLKVKF
- a CDS encoding 1-acyl-sn-glycerol-3-phosphate acyltransferase translates to MKILSYIVSPIFILVFFLSLVIFHPLQWLGLKIFGYKGHQLVVDYMNWFLSKTLLILGVVVKVNNPHKLPENCSLIFVSNHQSMFDISPISWAFRKYQPKFVSKKELGKGIPSISFNLRHGGAALIDRKDPKQAISALITFSKRIKENKWGAVIFPEGTRSRDGKPKQFAINGLKVITKVNKEGYIVPITINNSWKIFKYGKFPLGLGSPITFTVHQPVKINTLPFDELLEKTESVIKEHIK
- a CDS encoding acyl-ACP desaturase, with the protein product MSIHNVRKEVMLTLEKSMDRFMEKYLIPAEKIWQPTDFLPNSQKDSFITEVEEIRELSKELHDDFWVVLVGDTITEEALPTYESWLLDLDGVCQDPDNSWAKWVRTWTAEENRHGDVLNKYLYLSGRVNMREVEISTQHLIADGFDIGTSTDPYKNFVYTSFQELATYVSHNNVAKIARKKGHKALAKMSKIIAGDEMRHHKAYTEFVKEIFKIDPSEMMLAFQHMMKYKIVMPAMHLRESFEEKGTLFDDFSIVAQRVGVYTGFDYVDIIRKLNEAWEIDKITNLTPEAEKARDYLMKLPDRMYRITERIVVPQTDFKFKWMLNPS